Proteins co-encoded in one Natronorubrum daqingense genomic window:
- a CDS encoding cation:proton antiporter translates to MTELITTLAIVFVTAGIFLLIANQLSLSPIPFYLLAGVVAGLAIEETQLLELAQWGIAFLVFTFGFRTDFSSIKSVLRDAETAAFTQLLVVGPIAIGVAYLLFGFSIENAVYFAIAATLSSTIVGARELEREIRSNLVHGRLASSVHFFDDLLAIGLILVLTADQYTSTQVTSQIGYGVILLLGALLVYRHGFPLVARLAGDSDELLMMASISILIAFLAGAEYAGVSIVVGAFAAGIAIRSDEVSSLGVQNGIASIRDFFVAIFFVTLGALVSISSLTVFPVALALVTLVLFVNPLVLMLSFVYEGYDARTAFLSSASLNQVSELSLVIAIQAYLFETISQTLFEAIILAAALTMILTSVARRYEEPVYHEIVERVVASRQTNKIDERSHVSDDLDDHVIIVGYGRQGRRLVETCERLEREYVVVDNDPAVWDDIRTECQNYVFGDVISTYPWTKAAVTDASLIVSTVDHRPVTEAVLEVETDADVIVRTETSAAAAEFLEQGATYVSVPNVMASDRLIETVETAISEGGDEVTFREDHLETLDTLERYGFATRNERL, encoded by the coding sequence ATGACTGAACTGATCACGACGCTCGCGATCGTCTTCGTGACCGCAGGGATCTTCTTGCTGATCGCCAATCAGCTATCGCTCTCGCCGATCCCGTTCTACCTCCTCGCGGGGGTGGTCGCCGGCCTCGCGATCGAGGAGACGCAGTTGCTCGAACTCGCGCAGTGGGGGATCGCCTTCCTCGTGTTCACCTTCGGCTTCCGAACCGATTTCTCGAGCATCAAATCGGTTCTCAGAGACGCCGAAACGGCCGCGTTTACCCAACTGCTGGTCGTCGGTCCGATCGCAATCGGCGTCGCGTACCTTCTCTTTGGCTTTAGCATCGAGAACGCCGTCTACTTCGCCATCGCGGCGACGCTGAGTTCGACCATCGTCGGCGCGCGCGAACTCGAGCGAGAGATTCGAAGTAATCTCGTCCACGGCCGACTCGCCTCGTCAGTGCACTTCTTCGACGATCTCCTCGCGATTGGACTGATCCTCGTCCTGACCGCGGATCAGTACACCTCGACGCAGGTCACCTCCCAGATCGGCTACGGCGTGATCCTCCTCCTCGGCGCGTTGCTCGTCTACCGACACGGCTTCCCGCTGGTCGCTCGACTCGCCGGCGACTCGGACGAACTGCTGATGATGGCGAGCATTTCGATACTCATCGCGTTTCTCGCGGGAGCCGAGTACGCCGGCGTTTCGATCGTCGTCGGCGCGTTCGCCGCCGGAATCGCGATTCGAAGCGACGAAGTCTCGTCACTCGGCGTCCAAAACGGCATCGCGTCGATCCGAGACTTCTTCGTCGCCATTTTCTTCGTCACACTCGGCGCGTTGGTCTCGATCTCGAGTCTCACCGTCTTCCCCGTCGCCCTCGCTCTCGTCACGCTCGTCCTCTTCGTCAATCCGCTCGTGCTCATGCTCTCGTTCGTCTACGAGGGCTACGACGCCAGAACCGCGTTCCTCTCGAGTGCGAGTCTCAATCAGGTCAGCGAACTGTCGCTCGTCATCGCGATTCAGGCGTACTTGTTCGAGACCATCTCGCAGACGTTGTTCGAGGCGATCATCCTGGCGGCAGCCCTCACGATGATTCTGACGTCAGTCGCCAGACGGTACGAAGAGCCGGTTTATCACGAGATCGTCGAACGAGTCGTCGCCAGCCGACAGACGAACAAAATCGACGAGCGGAGTCACGTTTCGGATGACCTCGACGATCACGTGATTATCGTCGGCTACGGCCGACAGGGCCGTCGTCTCGTCGAAACCTGTGAACGGCTCGAGCGCGAGTACGTCGTCGTCGACAACGATCCCGCGGTCTGGGACGACATCCGGACGGAGTGTCAAAATTACGTCTTCGGTGACGTGATCTCGACGTATCCGTGGACGAAGGCAGCGGTAACGGACGCTTCCCTTATCGTCTCGACGGTCGATCACCGTCCCGTCACCGAGGCCGTCCTCGAGGTCGAAACCGACGCCGACGTCATCGTTCGCACCGAAACGTCTGCAGCCGCAGCGGAGTTCCTCGAGCAGGGAGCGACGTACGTCAGCGTGCCGAACGTGATGGCTTCGGATCGACTGATCGAGACCGTCGAAACGGCGATCAGCGAGGGTGGTGACGAGGTGACGTTCCGAGAGGATCACCTCGAGACACTCGACACGCTCGAGCGATACGGATTCGCCACGAGAAACGAGCGGCTGTGA
- a CDS encoding cation:proton antiporter, producing the protein MSEIALAADFAIIIVAATAVGLLARQTGQPTIIAYILTGLILGPVMFDIVSEGELVESMAELGLGFLLFLLGMKMRFDDIREILRPIVNIAIWQTVLQTALALAVAWALGFDPTEIVIIALATVFGATPIIVKILTDKNEITSLPGKIDVGVLIVQDIYLVVVLALLGADELGSASEIATTLGVIAVMMTFIGLFSIASSRYLLPGLFRRIADNKDVFLVVAIAWAFFFIAISEYFDLSLEVGAFLAGISVAQLPYSKELEDRITPITDFFILIFFVSIGLQLAADDLLAYWLEAIVASVVLMVGNFWIMFYLIDREDFSVETSFLGAINMVQVSEFSLVVGALAVQQEYIGTDVLGYLSLMALLTMSVSTYIINYNHTIYGRVQPWFSRFESEGKGDVDLEEYDDHAIAIGYDEITERVLPILEDEYGEVVIIDRQTDHIEALEDEGRYEYIYGDFRHGEIRKAANLKNASFVLSSTVQPDVNRALLEEIDEDAIAFVEAERIDDARDLYDRGADYVIMSTHLTAEKLGEYLERYVTDRDAFHESIERDIEQIRDRGDDRGRRSEERPTGARGDDDD; encoded by the coding sequence ATGAGCGAAATCGCTCTCGCTGCCGACTTTGCCATCATCATCGTTGCAGCCACGGCGGTCGGTCTGCTCGCCCGCCAGACGGGCCAGCCGACGATCATCGCCTACATTCTGACGGGGCTGATTCTCGGGCCGGTGATGTTCGACATCGTCTCCGAGGGCGAACTCGTCGAGAGCATGGCCGAACTCGGCCTCGGATTCTTGCTCTTCTTACTCGGGATGAAGATGCGCTTCGACGACATCCGGGAGATCCTCCGCCCGATCGTCAACATCGCCATCTGGCAGACGGTCCTTCAGACGGCGCTCGCGCTCGCCGTCGCGTGGGCGCTCGGCTTCGATCCGACCGAAATCGTCATCATCGCGCTCGCGACCGTCTTCGGGGCGACGCCGATCATCGTCAAGATCCTCACCGACAAGAACGAGATTACCTCCCTGCCCGGCAAGATCGACGTCGGCGTGCTCATCGTCCAGGACATCTACCTGGTCGTCGTCCTCGCCTTGCTCGGCGCGGACGAACTCGGCAGCGCAAGCGAGATCGCGACGACGCTCGGCGTCATCGCCGTCATGATGACGTTCATCGGGCTCTTCTCCATTGCCTCCTCGAGGTACTTACTCCCCGGTCTCTTCAGGCGAATCGCGGACAACAAGGACGTCTTCCTCGTCGTCGCCATCGCCTGGGCGTTCTTCTTCATCGCCATTTCGGAGTACTTCGACCTCTCGCTCGAGGTCGGCGCCTTCCTCGCGGGCATCAGCGTCGCGCAGTTGCCCTACAGCAAGGAACTCGAGGATCGAATCACGCCGATTACGGACTTCTTCATCCTGATCTTCTTCGTCAGCATCGGTTTACAACTGGCCGCCGACGACTTGCTCGCCTACTGGCTCGAGGCGATCGTCGCGTCGGTCGTGTTGATGGTCGGCAACTTCTGGATCATGTTCTACCTGATCGATCGAGAGGACTTCAGCGTCGAAACGTCGTTCCTCGGCGCAATCAACATGGTGCAAGTCAGCGAGTTCTCGCTGGTGGTCGGCGCGCTCGCGGTCCAACAGGAGTACATCGGCACGGACGTGCTCGGCTATCTCAGCCTGATGGCGCTACTGACGATGAGCGTCTCGACGTACATCATCAACTACAATCACACCATCTACGGTCGCGTCCAGCCGTGGTTCAGCCGCTTCGAATCCGAAGGCAAAGGCGACGTCGACCTCGAGGAGTACGACGACCACGCGATCGCGATCGGGTACGACGAGATTACGGAGCGCGTCTTGCCCATCCTCGAGGACGAGTACGGCGAGGTGGTTATCATCGACCGACAGACGGACCACATCGAAGCACTCGAGGACGAGGGTCGCTACGAGTACATCTACGGCGACTTCCGCCACGGCGAGATCCGCAAGGCGGCGAACCTGAAGAACGCGTCGTTCGTCCTGAGTTCGACCGTCCAACCGGACGTCAATCGCGCGCTGCTCGAGGAGATCGACGAGGACGCAATCGCCTTCGTCGAGGCCGAGCGAATCGACGACGCCCGCGACCTCTACGACCGCGGTGCGGATTACGTCATCATGAGTACACACCTGACTGCCGAGAAACTCGGCGAGTACCTCGAGCGCTACGTCACCGACCGCGACGCGTTCCACGAATCGATCGAACGGGATATCGAGCAGATCCGCGACCGCGGGGACGACCGAGGACGCAGATCCGAGGAGCGACCGACCGGAGCCAGAGGTGACGACGATGACTGA
- a CDS encoding amino acid permease: MSGEDGELARNLGFVEAMTMGGGTMIGAGIFILPGIAAEGAGPASSLSFAIAGVAALLAAISLSELATGMPIAGGSYHYVNRALGSFFGSIVGWGMWTGLMFASAFYMIGFGQYLVEPVPLFDGRVFVILLGLLGLGFLVGVNYYGTEESSTFQNVMIGAEAAVIVVYLGVGFFYIDTANLEPFAPTGPSGIIATTGLVFVTFLGFEIIATVAEEVENPGRNIPLTMILSVVLVTILYMIVMIVSTGIVPFDELGGSLVPVSDVAAVSMGTTGVVGIVAAAVLAAISSSNSSILAAARVVFAMGRDNLMNDWLNTTHSQFRTPHRAVVATGAVTALLIAAGLQVGAIIELLAEVASFSFLIAYALVHVSLVVIRRADPDEYEPKFEVPGPLYPAVPFVGVVLSVTIITQMDTVVIVIGCGIIAVGAMWYLGYVRRRDVDESLMGDAIVGEPVVSDESDDGYTVVVPIANPETQKDLLRLAAVNARTHAGGDDPKIVAVNVIKVPNQTSLEQNVQFEQERIEIQRELLESAREAAADLEVDVRTRAIVGRDIGKTILTVLDEENADHVVLGWRGEHRNREKVFGSTVDPVLERAPCEVSVVNLEREEIGSPVALAGPGPHAPVAARRAAEFATLSDAKPTLLNVQQPTDDADIDPIEAGESMIESVADEAGLEPGTYEPSVIVADDVQSAILENIEEYDTVSAGVSEQSAVSKILFGSIAEQIERRAEDNVVMIRGPYETSRSVREAVAERLAD; the protein is encoded by the coding sequence GTGAGCGGTGAGGACGGCGAACTCGCTCGGAATCTCGGCTTCGTGGAGGCGATGACGATGGGTGGGGGGACGATGATCGGTGCCGGAATTTTCATCCTCCCCGGAATCGCGGCCGAGGGCGCCGGGCCGGCGAGTTCACTCTCGTTCGCGATCGCGGGAGTCGCCGCACTGCTCGCGGCCATTTCGCTCTCGGAGTTGGCGACCGGGATGCCGATCGCCGGGGGGAGCTACCACTACGTCAACCGCGCGCTCGGGAGCTTTTTCGGGAGCATCGTCGGTTGGGGGATGTGGACCGGGTTGATGTTCGCAAGCGCGTTCTACATGATCGGTTTCGGCCAGTACCTCGTCGAACCCGTCCCGTTGTTCGATGGTCGCGTGTTCGTGATCTTGCTCGGATTACTCGGCCTCGGGTTTCTCGTCGGCGTCAACTACTACGGAACCGAGGAATCTAGCACGTTTCAGAACGTCATGATCGGCGCCGAGGCCGCCGTCATCGTCGTCTACCTCGGCGTCGGCTTCTTCTACATCGACACCGCGAACCTCGAGCCCTTCGCCCCGACGGGACCGAGCGGAATCATCGCCACGACGGGGCTCGTCTTCGTCACGTTCCTCGGATTCGAAATCATCGCCACCGTGGCAGAAGAAGTGGAGAACCCTGGTCGGAACATTCCGCTGACGATGATCCTCTCGGTCGTGCTCGTGACGATTCTCTACATGATCGTCATGATCGTCAGCACCGGGATCGTTCCGTTCGACGAGTTGGGTGGCTCGCTCGTTCCGGTCTCGGACGTCGCAGCAGTGTCGATGGGGACGACGGGCGTCGTCGGGATCGTCGCCGCGGCCGTCCTCGCGGCCATCTCGAGTTCGAATTCGTCGATCCTCGCGGCCGCACGCGTCGTCTTCGCGATGGGGAGAGACAACCTGATGAACGACTGGCTAAACACGACGCACAGCCAGTTTCGGACGCCTCATCGAGCGGTCGTCGCGACCGGGGCCGTCACGGCGTTGCTCATCGCTGCCGGGCTCCAGGTCGGCGCGATTATCGAACTCCTCGCGGAAGTTGCGAGTTTCAGCTTCCTGATCGCGTACGCGCTCGTCCACGTCTCTCTCGTCGTGATCCGACGAGCCGATCCCGACGAATACGAGCCGAAGTTCGAGGTACCGGGCCCGCTCTATCCGGCGGTCCCGTTCGTCGGCGTCGTGCTCTCGGTGACCATCATCACGCAGATGGACACCGTCGTCATCGTCATCGGCTGTGGGATCATCGCAGTAGGTGCCATGTGGTATCTCGGCTACGTTCGCCGTCGCGACGTCGACGAGAGCCTCATGGGCGACGCGATCGTCGGTGAACCGGTGGTATCGGACGAGTCAGACGACGGCTACACCGTGGTCGTTCCGATCGCGAACCCCGAGACACAGAAGGACTTGCTCCGTCTCGCCGCCGTCAACGCCCGCACACACGCTGGTGGCGACGATCCGAAAATCGTGGCCGTCAACGTCATCAAAGTACCCAATCAGACGTCCCTCGAGCAGAACGTTCAGTTCGAACAGGAACGGATCGAGATCCAGCGGGAGTTACTCGAGAGCGCCCGCGAAGCCGCCGCCGACCTCGAAGTCGACGTGCGAACGCGTGCGATCGTCGGACGCGACATCGGAAAGACGATCCTCACGGTACTGGACGAGGAGAACGCGGATCACGTCGTCCTCGGCTGGCGCGGTGAGCACCGAAACCGAGAGAAGGTATTCGGCTCGACCGTCGATCCCGTGTTGGAACGTGCACCCTGTGAAGTCTCCGTCGTGAATCTCGAGCGCGAAGAGATCGGTTCACCCGTTGCACTGGCCGGCCCCGGACCGCACGCGCCGGTCGCCGCCCGTCGCGCGGCCGAGTTCGCGACGCTCTCGGACGCGAAGCCGACGCTACTGAACGTTCAACAGCCGACCGACGACGCCGATATCGACCCGATCGAAGCGGGCGAATCGATGATCGAGAGCGTCGCCGATGAAGCTGGACTCGAGCCCGGAACCTACGAGCCCAGCGTGATCGTCGCGGACGACGTCCAGTCCGCGATCCTCGAGAATATCGAGGAGTACGACACGGTTTCCGCTGGCGTGTCGGAGCAGAGCGCGGTTTCGAAGATCCTCTTCGGTTCGATCGCCGAGCAGATCGAACGACGCGCCGAAGACAACGTCGTCATGATCCGCGGTCCGTACGAGACCAGCAGATCAGTTCGGGAAGCGGTCGCCGAACGGCTCGCGGACTGA
- a CDS encoding methylglyoxal synthase: MTRVALIAHDEPKPELVAFARSHEEQLSDYELVATGTTGKRLMEETGLEVERKESGPLGGDMMIGAEVAEGRLDGIIFLRDPLRAQPHEPDISALLRICDVHNIPLATNRSSAEFLIEGFAD; the protein is encoded by the coding sequence ATGACTCGCGTCGCACTCATCGCCCACGACGAGCCGAAGCCGGAACTCGTCGCGTTCGCCCGAAGCCACGAGGAGCAGTTGTCCGACTACGAACTGGTCGCGACCGGGACGACCGGCAAACGACTCATGGAGGAGACCGGCCTCGAGGTCGAACGCAAAGAGTCGGGACCCCTCGGGGGCGACATGATGATCGGCGCGGAGGTTGCAGAAGGGCGACTCGACGGAATCATTTTTCTTCGCGATCCGTTGCGCGCCCAGCCACACGAGCCCGATATCTCGGCGTTGTTGCGAATCTGTGACGTTCACAACATCCCGCTGGCGACGAACCGCTCGTCCGCCGAATTTCTGATCGAGGGGTTTGCAGATTGA
- a CDS encoding carbamoyltransferase family protein has protein sequence MSYHLAFKPAIDLYGQHDPSAALFDDGELVFAVEEERLTREKHAVDTFPERAIRACLEYEGIGLTDVEKIVLPYDPSLRSNILGHYLKNTRQLDSTLRKVSHLQNVARDQFMARFMPTRIVESRLERIDTPVPPIECRSHHECHAVTAFHPSTFEEALVVTIDAKGEYESTVVWHATPGGLERVRTYEHPNSWGLFYAAVTNYLGYRMYNGEGKVMGLAPYGEDNPAIERRLREAIETGVDYDVTSLTGRWGTEHGVDTLEELLGRPPSEPTGEFDQFEKDLAHTAQKLLEESVAELVETYARRLGTSNVGLAGGVVLNCKLNKAVRELPAVDDVFVQPVAHDAGLALGGGWIDQRPADVEPMTTAYWGPEYDSDEIRTLLETNKVAYSEPNDLERQVAELIADGALVGWFQGRAELGPRALGNRSILADPRTEASRDRVNRFVKHREEWRPFAPSMHESAAETYLENATESPFMIDTFDVSQEHRDDLEAIVHPADDTTRPQTVREEQNPRYYRLLEEFENVTGVPVLLNTSFNDNGEPIVNTPTEALKDFYGMGLDVLVLEDCLVTKPASSNTPPARAGETVLADD, from the coding sequence ATGAGCTACCACCTCGCGTTCAAGCCAGCGATCGACCTCTACGGACAGCACGACCCGAGTGCGGCGTTGTTCGACGACGGCGAACTCGTCTTCGCCGTCGAAGAAGAGCGCCTCACTCGAGAGAAGCACGCGGTCGACACCTTTCCGGAGCGAGCGATTCGCGCCTGCCTCGAGTACGAGGGAATCGGCCTCACTGACGTCGAAAAAATCGTCTTGCCATACGATCCGTCCCTTCGGTCGAACATCCTCGGCCACTATCTGAAGAACACCAGACAGCTCGACAGCACGCTCCGGAAGGTTTCACACCTTCAGAACGTCGCCAGAGATCAGTTCATGGCGCGGTTCATGCCGACACGGATCGTCGAATCCCGCCTCGAGCGGATCGACACACCCGTGCCACCCATCGAGTGTCGATCCCACCACGAGTGTCACGCCGTGACCGCGTTTCATCCCTCGACGTTCGAGGAGGCGCTGGTCGTCACCATCGACGCGAAAGGGGAGTACGAGTCGACCGTCGTCTGGCACGCGACGCCCGGCGGACTCGAGCGCGTCCGGACGTACGAACACCCCAATAGCTGGGGGCTGTTCTACGCCGCCGTCACGAACTACCTCGGCTATCGGATGTACAACGGCGAGGGAAAAGTGATGGGCCTCGCCCCCTACGGCGAGGACAATCCCGCGATCGAACGACGGCTTCGAGAGGCGATCGAGACCGGCGTCGACTACGACGTCACGTCGCTCACCGGTCGGTGGGGGACCGAACACGGCGTCGACACGCTCGAGGAACTCCTGGGTCGGCCACCCTCGGAGCCGACGGGCGAGTTCGACCAGTTCGAGAAGGACCTCGCACACACCGCCCAGAAACTCCTCGAGGAGTCCGTCGCGGAGTTAGTCGAGACGTACGCCCGACGCCTCGGCACGTCGAACGTGGGGCTCGCGGGTGGCGTCGTCCTCAACTGCAAATTGAACAAAGCCGTCAGGGAACTCCCCGCGGTCGACGACGTGTTCGTCCAGCCGGTCGCACACGACGCGGGACTCGCTTTGGGCGGCGGCTGGATCGACCAGCGGCCGGCCGACGTCGAGCCGATGACGACCGCCTACTGGGGCCCCGAGTACGACAGCGACGAAATCCGCACGCTCCTCGAGACGAACAAAGTCGCGTACTCCGAACCGAACGATCTGGAGCGACAGGTGGCGGAGCTGATCGCCGACGGTGCGCTCGTCGGCTGGTTCCAGGGGCGCGCGGAGTTGGGGCCGCGCGCACTCGGCAATCGGAGTATTCTCGCGGACCCCAGAACGGAGGCCTCGCGCGATCGAGTGAACCGATTCGTGAAACACCGAGAGGAGTGGCGGCCGTTCGCACCCTCGATGCACGAATCGGCGGCCGAAACCTACCTCGAGAACGCGACGGAGAGCCCGTTCATGATCGACACGTTCGACGTGAGCCAGGAACACCGAGACGACCTCGAAGCGATCGTCCACCCCGCAGACGACACGACTCGTCCGCAGACCGTTCGCGAGGAGCAAAACCCGCGCTACTACCGGCTACTCGAGGAGTTCGAGAACGTGACGGGAGTGCCCGTCCTCCTCAACACGTCGTTCAACGACAACGGCGAACCCATCGTCAACACGCCCACCGAGGCGCTCAAGGACTTCTACGGCATGGGACTCGACGTGCTCGTTCTCGAGGACTGTCTCGTCACGAAACCCGCCTCGAGCAACACGCCGCCGGCGAGGGCCGGGGAAACGGTGCTCGCGGACGACTAG
- a CDS encoding alkaline phosphatase family protein, with the protein MTRNAAADQTDGESGRNRMDALLIGIDAGCLSVFDRLADENVIPNLESLLEGGVSGELESQIPPWTPSAWPSMFTGVNPGKHGVYGFTGFDGYDFHVVKGDDVRAHRLWTLLDHHDRSSVVVNVPVTHPPDEIDGAIIPGFIGPEDPPCHPTGILDDVREEIGEYRVYPEYARGDDSLSPTEKMDEYCSLVSMRGQAFEYLSDRFEPDFGFLQFQKTDTVFHEFEGEWEKVKRVYAETDKQIGEVLESCNPRQVFIASDHGIGRYEKPEFRVNTFLENAGYVETTLGGKGMPTWNVMRDDLREGEQADEWEPGTVERLAAGLASLGMTTHRIGRVLERLGLAEFAKEHAPDGVVRTGNEQVDFPNSKAYVRARTELGVRMNVEGRDPEGVVPREEYDDVRAALIRELESAEAPDGEPVFQEVAPREAYFEGPYTDRAVDIVTVPNDFQHFLSAEPAEGYFDETTEPWNHKLEGVFAASGEGIDASESVEGAHLFDVAPTILSALGVPYSDRMDGRVLPIVEESEPMSYPAYHGEAADAVDSGVEQRLEDLGYVQ; encoded by the coding sequence ATGACACGGAATGCAGCGGCCGACCAGACGGACGGGGAGTCGGGTCGAAACCGGATGGACGCCTTGCTCATCGGAATCGACGCCGGTTGCCTCTCGGTATTCGACCGGCTGGCGGACGAAAACGTGATTCCGAACCTCGAGTCGCTTCTCGAGGGGGGCGTGAGCGGCGAACTCGAGTCACAGATTCCGCCGTGGACGCCGAGCGCCTGGCCCTCCATGTTCACCGGCGTCAATCCCGGGAAGCACGGCGTCTACGGATTCACCGGCTTCGACGGGTACGACTTCCACGTCGTGAAAGGCGACGACGTTCGCGCACATCGACTCTGGACGCTGCTCGATCACCACGACCGCTCGAGCGTCGTCGTCAACGTCCCGGTGACGCACCCGCCGGACGAAATCGACGGTGCGATCATCCCCGGGTTCATCGGCCCGGAAGATCCGCCGTGTCACCCAACGGGAATCCTCGACGACGTTCGCGAGGAGATCGGTGAGTACCGCGTTTACCCCGAATACGCGAGGGGCGACGATTCGCTGTCGCCCACTGAAAAGATGGACGAGTACTGCTCGCTCGTTTCGATGCGGGGGCAAGCGTTCGAGTATCTCAGCGATCGGTTCGAGCCGGATTTCGGCTTTTTGCAGTTCCAAAAGACCGACACCGTCTTCCACGAGTTCGAAGGCGAGTGGGAGAAGGTCAAACGGGTCTACGCCGAGACGGACAAACAGATCGGCGAGGTCCTCGAGTCCTGTAACCCGCGACAGGTGTTCATCGCGAGCGATCACGGTATCGGCCGCTACGAGAAGCCGGAATTTCGCGTCAACACCTTCCTCGAGAACGCCGGCTACGTCGAGACGACCCTCGGCGGGAAGGGGATGCCGACGTGGAACGTCATGCGAGACGACCTTCGCGAGGGCGAGCAAGCCGACGAGTGGGAACCGGGGACCGTCGAACGCCTCGCCGCAGGGTTGGCGAGCCTCGGCATGACGACCCACCGAATCGGTCGGGTCCTCGAGCGACTCGGACTCGCCGAATTCGCGAAGGAGCACGCGCCCGACGGCGTCGTCCGAACTGGAAACGAACAGGTCGACTTCCCGAACTCGAAGGCCTACGTCCGTGCGCGAACCGAACTCGGCGTGCGGATGAACGTCGAGGGTCGCGACCCCGAGGGAGTAGTCCCACGGGAGGAGTACGACGACGTCCGCGCGGCACTCATCCGCGAACTCGAGTCGGCGGAGGCACCCGACGGCGAGCCGGTGTTCCAGGAAGTCGCACCGCGAGAGGCGTACTTCGAGGGGCCCTACACCGACCGCGCGGTCGATATCGTGACGGTTCCGAACGACTTCCAGCACTTCCTCTCCGCGGAACCCGCTGAGGGATACTTCGACGAGACGACGGAGCCCTGGAACCACAAACTCGAGGGCGTCTTCGCCGCGAGCGGGGAGGGAATCGACGCCTCGGAGTCGGTCGAGGGCGCACACCTCTTCGACGTCGCGCCGACGATTCTCTCCGCCCTCGGCGTTCCCTACAGTGATCGGATGGACGGACGCGTGCTCCCGATCGTCGAGGAATCCGAACCGATGTCCTATCCGGCGTACCACGGGGAGGCGGCAGACGCCGTCGATTCGGGAGTCGAACAGCGACTCGAGGATCTCGGGTATGTTCAGTAA
- a CDS encoding VOC family protein — translation MTSLSAHHVGVTVRDLEEILPFYRDVLDLSVADRFRVGGEAFSDAVGVGDARGEFVHLEADGIRLELVEYDPAARATPAGGLNQPGVAHVGLDVPDLEAFANGLPDDVETLSEPRTTESGTSILFLRDPEGNLIEILES, via the coding sequence ATGACGTCACTCAGCGCCCACCACGTCGGAGTTACCGTTCGCGATCTCGAGGAGATACTACCGTTTTATCGGGACGTCCTCGACCTCTCCGTCGCCGACCGCTTTCGCGTCGGCGGGGAGGCGTTTTCCGACGCCGTCGGCGTTGGGGACGCACGCGGCGAGTTCGTCCACCTCGAGGCCGACGGGATTCGTCTCGAACTCGTCGAGTACGATCCGGCTGCACGAGCGACACCCGCAGGCGGACTCAACCAGCCCGGTGTGGCCCACGTCGGGCTCGACGTTCCAGACCTCGAAGCGTTCGCGAACGGACTCCCCGACGACGTTGAGACGCTCAGCGAGCCACGGACGACGGAGAGTGGCACGTCGATTCTCTTCCTTCGCGACCCCGAGGGTAATCTGATCGAAATTCTCGAATCCTGA
- the pyrF gene encoding orotidine-5'-phosphate decarboxylase: MNFFDRLHDRIRTVDSVVSVGLDPDPSRIPDHLGEYDLPRWAFNRRIIDATHEHAAVYKPNAAFYEDPDGWAALEETIAYAHGKGVPVLLDAKRADIGNTTRQYAQILERVDAITVNPYMGRDSLQPFLADEEAGVFVLCRTSNPGGADFQDLELETGERLYERVAALADLWNEHDNVGLVVGATNEDELEDLREQVPDLPFLVPGVGAQGGDAEAAVEYGLANGVGLVNSSRGIIFAGEHDGERFASASGQAAKRLKSRLNQYRD, encoded by the coding sequence ATGAACTTCTTCGATCGCCTGCACGACCGCATTCGGACGGTCGACAGCGTCGTCAGCGTCGGCCTCGATCCCGATCCATCGCGGATTCCCGACCACTTAGGGGAGTACGACCTCCCGCGGTGGGCGTTCAACCGACGGATCATCGACGCGACGCACGAACACGCCGCCGTCTACAAACCGAACGCCGCCTTCTACGAAGACCCCGACGGCTGGGCAGCCCTCGAGGAAACCATCGCGTACGCCCACGGGAAGGGTGTTCCCGTCCTCTTAGACGCTAAACGGGCCGATATCGGTAACACGACCCGCCAGTACGCCCAGATTCTCGAGCGCGTCGATGCGATTACGGTCAACCCCTACATGGGTCGAGACTCCCTTCAACCGTTTCTTGCCGACGAGGAAGCGGGCGTCTTCGTCCTCTGTCGAACGTCCAATCCCGGCGGGGCCGACTTCCAGGACCTCGAACTCGAGACCGGCGAGCGACTGTACGAGCGCGTCGCCGCGCTCGCAGATCTCTGGAACGAACACGACAACGTCGGACTCGTCGTCGGCGCGACGAACGAAGACGAACTCGAGGACCTCCGCGAGCAGGTTCCGGATCTGCCGTTCCTCGTCCCCGGCGTGGGCGCACAGGGCGGAGACGCCGAAGCGGCGGTCGAGTACGGTCTCGCGAACGGCGTCGGACTGGTCAACTCCTCGCGGGGGATCATCTTCGCCGGAGAGCACGATGGCGAACGCTTCGCCAGTGCGAGCGGCCAGGCCGCCAAGCGGTTGAAATCGCGACTGAATCAGTACCGGGACTGA